The sequence agaaaaaagaaatttgtacaatacaaaaaaaaaaaagaaaagaaaagtatAGCTAaagcctatatatatatatattatgagaaTTTTGTTCGGCCGAAATTGTATAAATCTCGTACCGATACCGAAAAATAAGGTATTTATGGTAGGTGCGATGTACcgaaatttttggtattttcTCCACCCGACACCAATAGGTTGATCGCTAATAAGAAGTCAATCTGGGAAGGGATGAAAACAGAAAATCTTATTTGGTATTGTTACAGTCTAAAGTTTGTCCGTATGAAGTGCCAATTTAGCTTGATTGCAGTTGCATTTAGCAAACCTTCCAACAAGAGCTTCAAGTTGAGGATCAAGCTCCAAACGGTATTTGTGTAAATAAGCATTCAATTCATCAGTCCCAAGCACCTGAAATATCAGTTCAATTTCAGATATCAAATTACCAGAGGAAAGAACTCAGATTTCATAAAAAACCGCTAGCACCTTGTTATTGTAACCTTGTTTCTTAAAATATTACAGGTACGGTTTTCGATCCCGAATCATAGAGCATTCACAATTCCAAAAACCCAAATTTGTTGGATAGATGCCCCCAGGTAACAAGAAGGAAGGAGCTGCTTCCTGCGGAGTATGTGACTTTACTAATGCCAGACTGGTGGGGAAAGCCAGGTAGAAGAGCTGATGATAAAACATTGTTTTTATGCCTAGTTTATACATTTATTTGGTGAACTTGTACATCTTATCAATTTCAAACTTGCCTTTCCCCAAATTTTCCAGATGAAGGTCAACAATCTAAATTTAAGTGGATTGCCGAATGTCACTGATGAGGCTGtgactatatattttttttgagtgAAGACTATCTTGTTTTTAGCACCATAAATGTGTATATGTTGAACTCAGCAAGTATTGCTCGGAAAGTTTTATCTTAACATGCAATGATATCAGTGCATGGAACAGACATGGTTTAACTGAATGACTtggaacaaaaatataaaaataaatcagttCGATAAACACTTCAAATAGTTAGTGATAATATGTTTTATCATTTATACATGCAATAAAAGTTATAATATGAATATTCAAGACAAAATGTCTATTTTAGTCCTATATATATTGTGTCATGACATTTTTAGTCCTATATCTTTGTTAAATCAATTATGATCCTGTAACTATGTCTCGATGATCAATTTTGGTCATTCTCCTCAAaatcatattattaaattaccaatatcattattaaatttttacgattaaattattaaaaaatttctcaATTTCATGCACATATGTTTAACAATgtaattatacaaatttaacaATGATATTAGTcatctaattatataatttttataagaatgactaaaattgatcaTAAGGACATAGTTACCGGACCATAATTGATTTAACAAAACATATAGGACTAAAAATCACAACACAATACATACAGaactaaaattgacattttgccaatattaaattatttccaTGAATggttttttaaagtttaaacaaCTATTTTTCGATCATATAACTTATtaataaattgatatattttagaTAGGAAAAATTTGTTTAGAACAAAATCCTGAAAATGGAGTGGACAAAGAGGTTGGGCTTAAGTTGCTCATTACTGATCCTGATTGTTTTTATCAGAATTTTTTAACACTGGAAAGTGTATGACCACTGTAGAAATCAGGTTAATAATATGTTTAACCACGTACAAACACGGCAAAACCATTATTGGGAAACAGAGTcataataaaattcaaagatATCATCATTTAAGAATAGGTCAAAATTGTGTACCTTAGCAATTTTAACAAGTTGATCCTGGTTGTCATGCCCATGAAAGAAAGGTTCCTTGCGAAAAATCTACATCAAGAAAGTACACAGGCAAAGAAATGAATAAAGACAACAACCCACGAAAGAGGAGGACCACCCACAGTGACATTTAAAGCTCTCACCATTCCAGCAAACATGCAACCAAGGCTCCACATATCTAAAGAATAGTCATAGTCTTGCAAATCGACAAGAAGTTCCGGCCCCTTAAAGTATCTGAGTGGAAGAGAAATTTCAAGGATTCAGAAGGACCAACAATACATTTTAGTTTATGAAGGTAATCAAAGAAGAAGATAAGACAAAGCCATACTTGCACAAATCGCCTGATCATGTGAACTCGATTCAAGATAGAAAATGATAGCACTATGTAATAAAAAACTTGCTACAACTAAATTCAACTTCCACTTCTACAAGGTGATGTTTAAAATAGATATAAGGCTTTACTAACAAAAGCAATGTGTTGTTATCACCAGCCAAGTCATTTTTTGGCATTTTCCCATAAAATAGAGTGTAAACACGCAAGACACCCACGCCTATAGTATGCCATCTTACTAATTCATACTTTCACTCATAGGAGGAAAATGGGAGTACCAGATGAAATTTATTTCAGTGTGTAAAATTTAGACGGCTAGGCCTAAAAGTAGGAAATATATGGAGATTTAACAGTAACTATTTCACAAATTGCGATCAGAGAACAATCTGGAGCTGTGGGCATTTCCCATACCTGTACCTATCAATTTCATGCACTTCTATAGTCGTGCATAGAATATACATCAGAAGGAAATAGAGCACAGATAAATAGGAATAACATGGCTTAAGGTGTTGTACACATACAACATTTATGATTTGATTAAAACAAGGTAAAAATGATCAAGTCTGTCGTCACAGTTGTACTCCATGATTGCAAGATTAGAAGTCAAAGACATCATTGCTAAAAGAAAAATTTCTCCTGTAAGTGAAACCAGACAACtgcaaagaaaattaaaaatgaacgGCTGATAAGAGTTGCATGTGCAGAAACTGATTTAGCGACTCCCTATCTTTTCACAGAAGTGCATATTACCTTGAAGCTACTCGAACATTATACTCCTTGCCAGGGTGGTAAAATTCTGCAAGGCCCCAATCTATCAAACGTAGCTTTCGCAACTCATGATCTATCATTACATTGTGAGGTTTAACATCTCTGTGCATTATTCCCTGTGAATGACAGTAATCCAATGCCTGCATGgaacacaaaaatattttactctTCAGGCACTATCACACAAGGTGTATCCAAAAAACGACGCGTGGTTCAAAAATCATGAAATACCAAATAATCTTCAAGCGCAAATATGAATAGAGGAGTCACCCAACACATCTTACAGCAACTCAATTTATCAGCACACTTCTATTGGAAAATGAAAGTTTTAACACAAGGAGTTCACCTTGAACACCATCAACTTATTATCCTATAAATCCTTTTCATAATTCTCTCCTTATACAAGTATTGAAACCAGTAGAATATGGGGTTCCAGCTATTATCTTTTCCTCACATATACCTAAATGGGAAATCTACACCGAATGCAGTAGACAGCCGAGATCACCAAATTCTAATAGGAAACAAAATGAAAAGTCAATCTATTGCCAATACTCAATGCACGCAATTCTTCCTAACTTCTCCAAAAGGTACAACAGATGACTGAAAGCTTGAGATTCTGAAAATATAGCAAAATGTTTTCCTTTTCGTGCCAAGACAAGAAAATGAAGACAGTAGTCGTGGTCTCTATTAATGTTCAATATGGAATTTACTCTACTGAATCCTCTACCAAATGAAGCTAAgagaaaatttgaaatgattagCAAGTGTTATCCACCATCAACTggcagataaaaaaaaataaaaaatgtatggaaaagaaaattgagtAGACAGGACTGAAACTGAATGAGGTTCCCTCGCACCTTGAGAagttcatatatatagtaacgTATGTCATAATCTGTCAATGTAGggtacaaaattttgaaatctgCACTATTCACATGTTCAAATATCAAGCTTGGAGTTTTCGAATGGTGATCTCTGACAATGTCGAGAAGTTTGACAATATTGGGTCCCCCACACACATTCTGCAGAATTTTTATTTCTCTTTTTATCtgcaaaaaatagaaaataaaccAAGAAAATTTGCTCAGGATAAAACTGCTGCAAAGTCGACATAATTAACCAATAGACTACAAATCCAATAAACAACTGAAATATTTGTGCTTTTTGAAAATCTCATTTGATTGCAACACCTTCCGATTAACGCTAAGCTGCTAATTATTAAATACAGTTGAATTCGGAAACATATTTTGTACATATTTATACTGTAAAGTTCTAATATAACAACCTCGGAAAAATTGTCAAGGTGGCAGATGATTACAACAAAAAGTTCCTTTCAGACATACTAACCAGTATTGAATTGCAAACCATATTCTGGTCTatgtattaatttaaaaatacaacttCACCTTTTTCTTCTTAACAGGTTTCAGAATCTTGATTATGCATCGCTCATTCCTGTTGACATTTATTCCTTCAAAAACTTCACTATATTTCCCCCTGCCGACTTTGCGAACAACTTCGTAGTCATCCTGGTCACTGCAAAAGTACCCAAAGATTGTACTCAGATATATAGTCAACATGACACAATAAACTTCCTTGCGCAACATTCTTTACTTTACGAGCATGCATGcctgaatattgaagaattttgAAAACCTCAAATAGCTTAAGAATAATTGGCTACTCAACGATCAAGGCATAACATAAAACAAaccaataattataataaatcgTATATTGATTCCCTAATCCAGACACGATCAAAATCAGCTTTGaaacataacatgcaacagatGCTAGCAGCTTTGATCGGATTCAAGTGGACCAGTTAAAATGCCTAGAAGAAAACCGGTGTCTATAAAATCACtcgagtaaaaaataatattttgcgACAATGAATAATCCAATTGAAATCATCATTCATGCAACTAGCAGTAAACCCAGAACACCAAACAAGCTGAACATCCTCAACTACTAAGACACAATAATCAATAAAGACACTCCTTTTATGCTAAAATACTACAAAAAAAACTCCCATTGTACCTTAAAAACACAAAATCGAAAGTTAAATAGGATTAATGAACGTTTACCTCCATTGAACGGTGAGATTTTCGTAATCCCAGTATTCCTTAGGGCGAATAACGTTGACATCCGCGTATACCCTCGCCTTCGACATCACCGATCTGTAGATCTGCGATGATAGTGCTGAGGCGGGAGTGGACAGCAAAGCAGGGAGCTGTGCAACCGGCGCACGCCAAGAGACCAAGGCGCACACTAGCGAGATGCGGAGTAAGAGTACGGGGTGGTGCGCCAGTGGCGTAATCTACCGGGTCTCGAATGTTGGAAATGGAGTGTTCGGAGAAGTGTTTAACTACTTGTGGTTTTCTGTATTATACTTATATTCGTTAAATCGTGTATCCAAACAAATCATAAGGTGAGTTAAAAGCATaccattttataaaaattaattaacgcGAAGCTTTAATATATAATACTAACATGTTCACGGTTATATATATACTAACATGTTCACGGTTATATANTTCacggttatatatatatatatatatatatatatatatatatggttttgatattttgtttatCCATTATGTTTTATTCTGATAGATGAATGacattttatttgtatataCGATGAACAACgtatcaaaatttatatacatatatatgtgtatatattatctattttattttattaaagttgatgATATGATAGTAACCACTTAAGAAAGACATcaactttttcttccaactttacccTTGTacgatactaatattacacttttgttttttgttttttttttttaaaaaaaaaaatttcaacacacacttttatttttattttttttatttcaacaattcaaatatcaatttagtcattccataatttgtcaactttgactttagtccatcgataatgataaaaaatgacTGTACACATGCATCGCATATACAAAATAACTAGTATTTATGAATATTGTCTACTCCATATCCTATTCTATTCGTATGTGAAATCATTGAAACGTATTCAAGTCCTTTTACGACACAAACAAAAACATGACAACCAAGAGAAGTTACAATCTCACTAAATTTATTGCATCTCCAACGTATCTAGTCCTAAGTTCAACCAAAGGTCGTgtcttttgttttcaaaaaaatcgcaa comes from Primulina huaijiensis isolate GDHJ02 chromosome 17, ASM1229523v2, whole genome shotgun sequence and encodes:
- the LOC140963123 gene encoding casein kinase II subunit alpha-2-like — protein: MSKARVYADVNVIRPKEYWDYENLTVQWSDQDDYEVVRKVGRGKYSEVFEGINVNRNERCIIKILKPVKKKKIKREIKILQNVCGGPNIVKLLDIVRDHHSKTPSLIFEHVNSADFKILYPTLTDYDIRYYIYELLKALDYCHSQGIMHRDVKPHNVMIDHELRKLRLIDWGLAEFYHPGKEYNVRVASRYFKGPELLVDLQDYDYSLDMWSLGCMFAGMIFRKEPFFHGHDNQDQLVKIAKVLGTDELNAYLHKYRLELDPQLEALVGRHSRKPWSKFINADNQHLVSPEAIDFLDKLLRYDHQDRLTAKEAMAHPYFLHVRAAENNRMRTQ